A single region of the Marmota flaviventris isolate mMarFla1 chromosome 10, mMarFla1.hap1, whole genome shotgun sequence genome encodes:
- the Rims3 gene encoding regulating synaptic membrane exocytosis protein 3 → MFNGEPGPASAGASRNVVRSSSISGEICGSQQPGGGTGTTTAKKRRSSLGAKMVAIVGLTQWSKSTLQLPQPEGATKKLRSNIRRSTETGIAVEMRSRVTRQGSRESTDGSTNSNSSDGTFIFPTTRLGAESQFSDFLDGLGPAQIVGRQTLATPPMGDVHIAIMDRGGQLEVEVIEARGLTPKPGSKSLPATYIKAYLLENGACLAKKKTKVAKKTCDPLYQQALLFDEGPQGKVLQVIVWGDYGRMDHKCFMGMAQIMLDELDLSAAVTGWYKLFPTSSVADSTLGSLTRRLSQSSLESATSPSCS, encoded by the exons ATGTTTAACGGGGAGCCAGGTCCAGCCTCGGCTGGAGCCTCCAGGAATGTGGTGCGGAGCTCCAGTATTAGTGGTGAAATCTGTGGATCCCAGCAACCTGGGGGTGGGACCGGGACCACCACTGCCAAGAAGCGGCGGAGCAGCCTGGGTGCCAAGATGGTGGCCATCGTGGGCCTGACCCAGTGGAGCAAGAGCACACTCCAGCTCCCCCAGCCAG AAGGGGCCACCAAGAAGCTGCGCAGCAACATCCGACGGAGCACAGAGACCGGCATTGCTGTGGAGATGCGAAGTCGCGTCACACGCCAGGGCAGCCGGGAGTCCACTGATGGGAGCACCAACAGCAACAGCTCCGATGGCAC GTTCATCTTCCCCACCACCCGGCTGGGAGCTGAAAGCCAGTTCAGTGACTTCCTGGATGGGCTGGGACCAGCCCAAATTGTGGGGCGACAGACGCTGGCAACACCCCCCATGG GAGATGTGCACATTGCCATCATGGACCGGGGTGGCCAGCTGGAGGTGGAAGTGATTGAGGCTCGGGGCCTGACCCCCAAACCAGGCTCCAAATCTCTCCCAG CTACCTATATCAAGGCTTATCTGCTTGAGAATGGGGCCTGCTTGGCCAAGAAGAAGACAAAAGTGGCTAAGAAGACCTGTGATCCCCTGTACCAGCAGGCTCTGCTTTTTGATGAGGGGCCCCAGGGCAAGGTGCTGCAG GTGATCGTCTGGGGAGACTATGGCCGCATGGATCACAAGTGCTTCATGGGTATGGCCCAGATCATGCTGGATGAACTGGACCTGAGTGCTGCGGTTACCGGCTGGTACAAACTCTTCCCCACCTCCTCCGTGGCAGACTCCACACTCGGATCCCTCACCAGGCGCCTGTCCCAGTCCTCCTTGGAGAGTGCCACCAGCCCTTCCTGCTCCTAA